One segment of Anastrepha obliqua isolate idAnaObli1 chromosome 3, idAnaObli1_1.0, whole genome shotgun sequence DNA contains the following:
- the LOC129242127 gene encoding uncharacterized protein LOC129242127: MARNKPNQIISDFIEMYRSEPCLWQVKSHDYHDRMKRDDAYTKLAKKLDEIEPGATKKSVINKVNSLRSAFRKEKKKVEASKKSGSSADSIYKPALWYYDLFDFLQDQDTPKTSISNLDSEGEEHFSPSNQHQSVVLHLTTATIFLWPLTFASMAAAVSPVVTANHPIESPSRSSSRSIVFWLDAFRIVNLLTLH, from the exons ATGGCGCGTAATAAACCTAATCAAATAATTAgcgattttattgaaatgtatcGATCGGAACCTTGTCTTTGGCAAGTAAAGAGTCATGATTATCATGACCGTATGAAAAGAGATGATGCATATaccaaattagcaaaaaaattggacGAAATTGAACCTGGTGCTACGAAGAAATCTGTTATTAATAAAGTGAACAGTTTGAGATCTGCTTTTCgcaaagagaaaaagaaagttgaagCGTCAAAGAAGTCTGGATCATCAGCGGACAGCATTTACAAGCCGGCACTCTGGTATTACGACTTGTTTGATTTCTTGCAAGACCAAGACACTCCGAAGACATCAATTTCAAATCTGGACAGTGAAGGTGAGGAG CACTTTTCGCCATCTAACCAACACCAAAGTGTTGTGCTCCACTTGACCACTGCCACAATATTTTTATGGCCATTGACATTTGCCAGCATGGCTGCTGCTGTGTCGCCCGTTGTCACCGCCAATCACCCAATCGAGTCACCTAGTCGTTCATCCAGCCGCTCGATCGTATTTTGGCTAGACGCGTTTCGCATTGTTAATTTATTAACATTGCATTGA